Proteins encoded in a region of the Podarcis muralis chromosome 2, rPodMur119.hap1.1, whole genome shotgun sequence genome:
- the LOC114592812 gene encoding uncharacterized protein LOC114592812 yields the protein MSSKVSPAPLLSKPPLRVKEGSLVVRWLRLVSGLQLCAFLMDIMAWMMCIASIAIVNWRVWRVENIKGIGSGNIWIGIWKVCFLKDPSNDGNYYYHCEELHEQHPNLPREIFIAQDLMALAAIMNSAALGIQSFALCNVLEARKHKDFLSTFFGLGALLNLPAGILILISVIWNMSAVLQNGGIDFPETFELPQIPSEQHIGPSIYLGYIAAGFQLLSAAFVGMERCCIRTTATDTSQIETVVVVTPGSAVKSESLTTCSKCGSLLDLVIQEKSSAVEMEETHAEDLVKSCAVEVEEGCASDLVIPEESCTVEMEESCASDLVIPEESCTVEMEESCASDLVIPEESCTVEMEESCASDLVIPEESCIVEMEESCSSDLVIPEESCAVEMEESPTPKGYLKDIKGHLMSPNIRLYM from the coding sequence ATGTCTTCCAAGgtctcccctgctcccctcctctccaaaccCCCCCTGCGGGTGAAAGAAGGCTCCCTGGTAGTCAGGTGGCTGAGATTAGTGTCCGGTCTCCAATTGTGTGCATTCCTGATGGATATTATGGCCTGGATGATGTGCATTGCCTCAATAGCCATTGTCAACTGGCGAGTGTGGCGTGTAGAAAACATAAAGGGAATTGGATCTGGAAACATCTGGATCGGAATCTGGAAGGTCTGTTTTTTGAAAGACCCTTCGAACGACGGAAACTATTATTaccattgtgaagagctccatgaACAACATCCAAACCTCCCGAGGGAAATTTTTATTGCTCAGGACCTAATGGCCTTAGCTGCCATTATGAATTCAGCGGCCCTTGGAATACAGTCATTTGCCCTCTGCAATGTGTTGGAGGCCAGAAAACATAAGGATTTTctctcaaccttttttgggcttgGAGCTCTGCTGAACTTACCAGCAGGGATACTCATCCTGATTTCCGTGATATGGAACATGTCTGCTGTCTTACAAAATGGGGGAATTGACTTCCCTGAAACTTTTGAATTGCCTCAAATTCCCAGCGAGCAGCATATTGGACCTTCTATTTATCTAGGCTATATCGCTGCAGGTTTCCAGCTGCTGAGTGCAGCATTTGTTGGGATGGAGAGATGTTGCATCAGGACCACCGCAACAGATACATCTCAAATAGAAACGGTGGTGGTGGTTACCCCAGGAAGTGCGGTGAAAAGCGAGAGCCTTACTACTTGTTCAAAGTGTGGTTCTCTGCTGGACCTGGTAATTCAAGAGAAATCCTccgcagtggagatggaggaaacccATGCGGAAGATCTTGTCAAATCCTGCGCAGTTGAGGTGGAGGaaggctgtgcaagtgatcttgtcattccagaggaatcctgcacagttgagatggaggaaagctgtgcaagtgatcttgtcattccagaggaatcctgcacagttgagatggaggaaagctgtgcaagtgatcttgtcattccagaggaatcctgcacagttgagatggaggaaagctgtgcaagtgatcttgtcattcccgaggaatcctgcatagttgagatggaggaaagctgttcgagtgatcttgtcattccagaggaatcctgcgcagtggagatggaggaaagccctACACCCAAAGGTTACCTGAAGGACATCAAAGGCCACCTGATGTCCCCAAACATACGATTATACATGTGA
- the LOC114589848 gene encoding solute carrier family 2, facilitated glucose transporter member 5-like: MDIFTMYHFDDIWNHLVSAVVLMGGQQLTGINAIRFADSSGHRNLLLSGLGVCSITCVLLAMAIELQKTIWWMSYVSSSFVTLFLIGQSIGPDPVPVVIVAELFLQSSRSTAFMAGGCVHWFCKFVIGVVFLQMEIHIEPYSFLLFWPLCVAILIYAFKQIPETSGQNFLDIRRTEAIRMTRTLLLMQISED, encoded by the exons ATGGACATCTTTACGATGTATCACTTCGATGACATATGGAACCACCTCGTCTCTGCCGTCGTCTTGATGGGCGGGCAGCAGCTCACGGGCATTAACGCG ATCCGTTTTGCTGATTCTTCGGGGCACAGAAATCTCCTACTCAGTGGCTTGGGGGTCTGTAGCATCACCTGCGTCCTCTTAGCCATGGCGATTGAATTACAG AAGACCATCTGGTGGATGTCATATGTCAGCTCATCTTTCGTTACCCTCTTCCTCATTGGACAGTCCATCGGGCCAG ATCCGGTTCCAGTGGTGATTGTAGCAGAGCTGTTCCTTCAGTCATCCCGGTCCACTGCCTTCATGGCTGGGGGCTGTGTTCACTGGTTCTGCAAATTTGTTATCGGAGTCgtgttccttcagatggag atACACATTGAGCCTTACAGCTTTCTCCTCTTTTGGCCTCTCTGCGTAGCCATCTTAATTTATGCCTTCAAGCAGATCCCGGAAACCAGCGGCCAGAACTTCCTGGATATCAGGAGGACCGAGGCAATCCGAATGACCAGGACCCTCCTGCTCATGCAAATCtcagaggactag